The following are from one region of the Planctomonas sp. JC2975 genome:
- a CDS encoding patatin-like phospholipase family protein yields the protein MVNDPTLGLALSGGGAFGAAHIGVLEELAARGLDPGVVAGTSSGALVGAAFAAGIGLSEIARGAAAFRWRDIAGFSLRPRWGLLDSDVLGVNLRRILGEDPSIENLERRFGAVATDLRTRRVVVLDRGPLSTALRASIAVPAILAPISRDGMLLADGGLVDNVPVSATKQLGATRTIVVKLHAKWENVRMMRSTALVEDSSVILIQPDMARMAQWTMSDVPRLIEEGRRAAAAALDATEAQDESATTA from the coding sequence ATGGTGAACGATCCGACTCTCGGGCTCGCGCTGAGCGGTGGCGGCGCATTCGGCGCGGCTCACATCGGGGTGCTCGAAGAGCTCGCAGCCCGCGGGCTCGATCCGGGCGTGGTCGCCGGGACCAGCTCCGGCGCCCTCGTGGGTGCCGCCTTCGCCGCGGGGATCGGCCTGTCCGAGATCGCGCGCGGCGCGGCGGCCTTCCGATGGCGGGACATCGCCGGATTCTCGCTCCGCCCTCGATGGGGATTGCTCGACTCGGATGTCCTCGGCGTCAACCTTCGCAGGATCCTCGGCGAGGACCCCTCGATCGAAAACCTCGAACGTCGTTTCGGTGCCGTCGCCACGGATCTGCGGACCCGTCGAGTGGTCGTCCTCGACAGGGGACCGCTGAGCACTGCCCTACGAGCCAGCATTGCCGTGCCCGCCATCCTCGCCCCGATCTCGCGAGATGGCATGCTCCTCGCAGACGGCGGCCTCGTGGACAACGTGCCCGTTTCCGCCACGAAGCAACTGGGAGCGACCCGCACTATCGTCGTGAAGCTGCACGCGAAATGGGAGAACGTGCGGATGATGCGCTCGACCGCACTCGTCGAGGACTCGTCGGTCATCTTGATCCAGCCCGACATGGCACGGATGGCGCAATGGACGATGTCCGACGTGCCGCGTCTCATCGAGGAGGGGCGAAGGGCCGCGGCCGCCGCGCTGGACGCGACCGAGGCGCAGGACGAATCGGCCACCACGGCCTGA
- a CDS encoding Gfo/Idh/MocA family oxidoreductase: MTVAIIGPGMIGAAHAGAWRATGTEVSYLVSRRADAALDAAPNARTVTDVAFALDDPDVHIVSICTPTPTHRELAVAALRAGKHVLLEKPMALTVEDAEAIATVAEGSGLILMVAHVVRFFPEYERMRLRVDGGEVGHPLHVRAERMIAQPPTPWWYDEDQSGGLVVDVGIHDLDQANVLLGAPVTVRATASDPLGPVETTVRYAGGGLAQVLSHARMPESLPFATSLQVIGDGGLVAIRSADPLETDVPETASASHAGADAVEANPYARQAAHFMECVASGRPSTVAPVGDAVLALRTALAARDSLRAGGGWVSVG; the protein is encoded by the coding sequence ATGACAGTCGCGATAATCGGGCCGGGCATGATCGGCGCCGCGCACGCGGGCGCGTGGCGCGCGACCGGCACCGAGGTCTCCTATCTCGTCTCACGGCGAGCGGATGCAGCGCTCGATGCCGCACCGAACGCTCGTACCGTGACCGATGTCGCCTTCGCGCTGGACGACCCTGACGTCCACATCGTGTCCATCTGCACGCCGACTCCGACGCATCGCGAGCTCGCCGTTGCCGCGCTCCGAGCGGGAAAGCACGTGCTGCTCGAGAAGCCGATGGCGTTGACCGTCGAGGATGCCGAGGCCATCGCCACCGTGGCGGAGGGGAGCGGCCTGATCTTGATGGTGGCGCACGTCGTACGGTTCTTCCCCGAGTACGAGCGGATGCGTCTGCGTGTGGACGGCGGCGAGGTGGGGCATCCGCTGCACGTTCGGGCGGAGCGGATGATCGCGCAGCCGCCGACGCCGTGGTGGTACGACGAGGACCAGTCCGGCGGGCTGGTCGTGGATGTCGGCATCCACGACCTCGACCAGGCGAACGTGCTGCTCGGCGCGCCGGTCACTGTGCGGGCGACGGCGTCGGATCCGCTCGGGCCGGTCGAAACCACTGTGCGGTACGCGGGAGGTGGCCTCGCCCAGGTGCTCAGTCACGCCCGGATGCCGGAGAGCCTCCCGTTCGCGACCTCGCTGCAGGTGATCGGAGACGGTGGGCTCGTGGCGATCCGCAGCGCGGATCCGCTCGAGACGGATGTTCCCGAAACGGCCTCCGCGTCGCACGCCGGAGCGGACGCCGTCGAAGCCAACCCTTACGCGAGGCAGGCCGCCCACTTTATGGAATGCGTGGCATCCGGTCGGCCGTCGACTGTGGCGCCCGTCGGCGACGCCGTGTTGGCTCTGCGCACGGCGCTCGCGGCGCGTGACTCACTGCGTGCCGGTGGCGGGTGGGTGAGCGTCGGGTAG
- the dcd gene encoding dCTP deaminase, whose translation MLLSDRDITAELDAGRIALEPYEPAMIQPSSIDVRLDRFFRLFDNHKYAFIDPSEDQPELTHLVEVDGDQPFILHPGEFALGSTFERVTLPDDIAARLEGKSSLGRLGLLTHSTAGFIDPGFTGHVTLELSNVATLPIKLWPGMKIGQMCFFQLSSPAEKPYGSAAYSSRYQGQRGPTASRSYLNFHRTDVSGTTVGEIAAEQVAASRDAHEVPVGREPASDTVNRG comes from the coding sequence GTGCTGCTCTCCGATCGCGACATCACGGCCGAACTCGACGCCGGGCGCATCGCTCTGGAGCCCTACGAGCCGGCGATGATCCAGCCGTCGAGCATCGACGTGCGCCTCGACCGCTTCTTCCGGCTGTTCGACAACCACAAGTACGCGTTCATCGACCCTTCGGAAGACCAGCCGGAGCTGACGCACCTCGTGGAGGTGGACGGCGACCAGCCGTTCATCCTGCACCCCGGTGAGTTCGCCCTGGGATCCACATTCGAGCGCGTGACGCTGCCTGATGACATCGCGGCGCGCCTCGAGGGCAAGAGCTCGCTGGGACGACTCGGCCTGCTCACGCACTCCACCGCCGGGTTCATCGACCCCGGATTCACCGGACACGTCACGCTCGAGCTCAGCAATGTCGCGACGCTCCCGATCAAGCTCTGGCCGGGCATGAAGATCGGGCAGATGTGCTTCTTCCAGCTGTCGTCGCCGGCCGAGAAGCCGTACGGGTCAGCGGCGTACAGCTCGCGGTACCAGGGTCAGCGGGGGCCGACGGCATCCCGTTCCTATCTCAACTTCCACCGCACGGATGTCAGCGGAACGACCGTCGGAGAGATCGCCGCCGAGCAGGTGGCCGCCTCGCGCGACGCGCATGAGGTCCCGGTCGGGCGGGAACCGGCATCCGACACCGTGAACCGGGGGTGA
- a CDS encoding MFS transporter: MTDHPTGRGNDAATGAQQSSTSSAATDAAAGETLLVAPVPRRKVLAWALYDWAGSSFNAVATTFVFTRYLTSSSFGDTDALSGQLGLWLGLAGVLVAVTAPITGQQSDAGGHRKRWLGVWTGITAVALLAMAFVFPEPRFAVLGFLALSIGTIASELANVNYYAMLTQVSTPKNVGRVSGFGWGMGYVGGIIQLLILLFAFINPELQIAGFGYVQLSMIVSTLWYVVFSLPVFFALGENKQPVVGGVQRAGLIGAYVELGRSVARLWTRSRNTVWFLIASAVFRDGLTGIFTFGGVIASGSFGFSASLVIYFAVAANLVAGIATIGTGVLDDRWGPRRVIITSLVGLLVSGVAAVGLALGMFDPTAGAIKSDGSPSGLAPAWIFWIFGLCLCLFVGPAQSASRSFLARIIPPGHEGEVFGLYATTGRAATFLSPLLFTAFIAIGGRQIWGIAGIMLVILAGLVLMLFVRAPKDDKLDLTS, encoded by the coding sequence ATGACCGACCACCCGACCGGCCGCGGCAACGACGCTGCAACTGGCGCCCAGCAGTCCTCCACCTCGTCCGCCGCCACGGATGCCGCCGCCGGCGAGACCCTGCTCGTCGCGCCCGTCCCACGGCGCAAGGTGCTCGCCTGGGCGCTGTACGACTGGGCCGGGTCCTCCTTCAACGCGGTGGCCACCACCTTCGTCTTCACCCGCTACCTGACCAGCTCGTCCTTCGGCGACACGGATGCGCTCTCGGGCCAGCTTGGTCTCTGGCTCGGTCTCGCGGGCGTTCTCGTCGCCGTCACCGCGCCGATCACCGGCCAGCAGTCGGACGCCGGCGGCCACCGCAAGCGCTGGCTGGGCGTATGGACAGGCATCACCGCCGTCGCCCTCCTCGCGATGGCCTTCGTCTTCCCCGAGCCGCGGTTCGCGGTGCTGGGGTTCCTGGCCCTCAGCATCGGCACGATCGCCAGCGAGCTCGCCAACGTCAACTACTACGCCATGCTCACGCAGGTCTCCACGCCGAAGAACGTCGGCCGGGTCAGCGGATTCGGCTGGGGCATGGGATACGTGGGCGGCATCATCCAGCTGCTCATCCTGTTGTTCGCCTTCATCAACCCCGAGTTGCAGATCGCCGGATTCGGATACGTGCAGCTCTCGATGATCGTCTCCACCCTCTGGTACGTCGTCTTCTCGCTGCCGGTGTTCTTCGCACTGGGCGAGAACAAACAGCCGGTCGTCGGCGGTGTGCAGCGCGCCGGCCTAATCGGCGCGTACGTCGAACTCGGACGCTCGGTCGCCCGTCTCTGGACGCGCAGCCGCAACACGGTCTGGTTCCTCATCGCGAGCGCGGTGTTCCGCGACGGCCTGACCGGAATCTTCACGTTCGGCGGTGTGATCGCCTCCGGCTCCTTCGGCTTCTCGGCCAGCCTGGTCATCTATTTCGCCGTTGCGGCGAATCTCGTCGCCGGCATCGCCACCATCGGAACCGGGGTACTGGACGACCGGTGGGGTCCGCGACGCGTCATCATCACGTCGCTGGTCGGTCTGCTGGTCTCTGGTGTCGCCGCCGTCGGCCTGGCGCTCGGCATGTTCGATCCGACGGCGGGCGCCATCAAGTCCGACGGCTCGCCAAGCGGCCTCGCGCCGGCGTGGATCTTCTGGATCTTCGGCCTCTGCCTCTGCCTCTTCGTCGGACCGGCGCAGTCGGCATCGCGGAGCTTCCTCGCGCGCATCATCCCCCCAGGCCACGAGGGCGAGGTGTTCGGTCTCTACGCCACCACCGGGCGTGCCGCCACGTTCCTGTCGCCGCTGCTCTTCACCGCGTTCATCGCGATCGGCGGCAGGCAGATCTGGGGCATCGCCGGCATCATGCTCGTCATCCTGGCCGGCCTCGTGCTCATGCTCTTCGTTCGGGCGCCCAAGGACGACAAGCTCGACCTCACCAGCTGA
- a CDS encoding class I SAM-dependent methyltransferase, whose translation MDDAMDTRDRWRSRTLPALRGTVLDVGAGTGVAAGLLDASVTWIALEPARYARVELSARVAARNGSRYLTDRAESIPLDDGSVDAAIASTVLCSVRDQRATLAEVLRVLRPGGSLVFYEHVIGSRGSWTRFLQRAYAPLSRIIDDGCDPARDTESAIRAAGFASVQVRAFETPGILGTVEPHIEGVAVR comes from the coding sequence ATGGACGACGCGATGGACACCCGTGATCGCTGGCGATCGCGCACGCTGCCCGCGCTGCGCGGAACGGTGCTCGACGTGGGCGCCGGCACCGGAGTCGCCGCCGGCCTGCTCGACGCGTCGGTGACGTGGATCGCTCTCGAGCCGGCACGGTACGCCCGGGTCGAGCTCTCTGCCCGAGTCGCCGCGCGCAACGGATCTCGCTACCTCACCGACCGCGCCGAATCCATCCCGCTCGACGACGGATCGGTGGATGCCGCCATCGCCTCGACCGTGCTCTGCTCCGTGCGCGACCAGCGTGCCACGCTCGCCGAGGTGCTGCGTGTGCTGCGCCCAGGCGGATCGCTCGTGTTCTACGAGCACGTCATCGGATCCCGCGGCAGCTGGACCCGCTTCCTCCAGCGCGCCTACGCTCCGTTGTCTCGGATCATCGATGACGGATGCGACCCAGCGCGCGATACGGAATCCGCCATCCGCGCCGCCGGCTTCGCATCCGTGCAGGTGAGGGCCTTCGAGACCCCGGGGATCCTGGGCACCGTGGAGCCCCACATCGAAGGGGTCGCGGTGCGGTGA
- a CDS encoding HAD-IC family P-type ATPase, translating into MTDTAGQLLGLSDADVAQRVADGRTNAYTDATSRSAWSIIRANVFTLFNGIIVACFAVLLILGRWQDALFGLSAIANTIIGSVQEFRAKAALDKLALLHAPTARVMRGGELREVTTAEVVLDDILVLRAGDQIAADGAVLDTARLQADESMLTGESDAVDKLPDDEVLSGSIVVGGEGVVRVTRVGADSFANKLASEAKRFSLVASELRRSVDKVLKFQAWIIGPVALLVLNAQMFVFGGWQQAIESGDWRQAAVNAIAAVIAMIPLGLVLMTSIAFAVGAVKLAARQVLVQELPAVEGLARVDVICLDKTGTLTEGEIVFDEAHPVTEAAPEGWNDVLAWYGAEPDANATARCLTAAYVVDGALDPAGRIPFSSARKWSAVSFESDARGTWVLGGPEMVFKGADHATLRAQSAQLAASGRRTLVLGYAPSPLSAAEIEEETLPQNVVPVTLLTFRESVRSDALETLGYFASQGVAVKIISGDNPQTVAAIAREVGLDAETGFDARELPENEDALAAALEEHTVFGRVTPTQKKAIVQALKSKGHTVAMTGDGVNDALAIKEADIGIAMESGSAATKAVARIVLLDGKFEHLPGVVAEGRQVIANIERVSMLFLTKTSYATVLAIVFGLSIMQFPFLPRQLSVIDGLTIGIPAFFLALMPNMRRYIPGFLRRSLSFAIPAGIIVGLVLWWYAWAATGADIEQDELRTGSTLILTIVGLWVLVVLSRPIDGWKIVIIGAMMIGLILVYAVPIARQFLGLVDPSLTVTVLVIGFSVLAIAGIEVVRFIHRRYVRRLGGTGDY; encoded by the coding sequence ATGACGGACACGGCCGGCCAGCTGCTCGGCCTCAGCGACGCGGATGTCGCGCAGCGCGTCGCCGACGGGCGTACGAACGCCTACACGGATGCCACCAGCCGGTCGGCGTGGAGCATCATCCGGGCGAACGTGTTCACGCTGTTCAACGGGATCATCGTCGCCTGCTTCGCCGTGCTGCTCATCCTCGGCCGCTGGCAGGACGCGCTCTTCGGCCTGAGCGCCATCGCGAACACGATCATCGGATCAGTACAGGAGTTCCGCGCGAAGGCCGCCCTCGACAAGCTGGCGCTGCTGCACGCGCCGACCGCACGCGTGATGCGCGGCGGGGAGCTGCGCGAGGTGACGACCGCGGAGGTTGTGCTTGACGACATCCTCGTGCTCCGCGCTGGAGACCAGATCGCCGCCGACGGGGCCGTGCTCGACACGGCGCGGCTGCAGGCCGACGAGTCGATGCTGACAGGCGAGTCGGATGCCGTCGACAAGCTGCCCGACGACGAAGTGCTCAGTGGTTCGATAGTGGTCGGCGGCGAGGGTGTCGTACGCGTCACCCGGGTGGGCGCCGACTCGTTCGCCAACAAGCTGGCGAGCGAGGCGAAACGGTTCTCGCTCGTCGCCAGCGAACTGCGGCGGTCCGTGGACAAAGTGCTCAAGTTCCAGGCCTGGATCATCGGACCGGTCGCGCTGCTCGTGCTCAACGCTCAGATGTTCGTGTTCGGCGGGTGGCAGCAGGCGATCGAGAGCGGCGACTGGCGGCAGGCAGCGGTGAACGCCATCGCGGCCGTGATCGCGATGATCCCGCTCGGGCTCGTGCTCATGACGAGCATCGCGTTCGCGGTCGGTGCCGTGAAGCTGGCTGCTCGCCAGGTGCTCGTGCAGGAGCTGCCCGCCGTCGAGGGCCTCGCCCGAGTCGACGTGATCTGCCTCGACAAGACGGGCACGCTCACCGAGGGCGAGATCGTGTTCGACGAAGCGCATCCGGTGACGGAGGCCGCCCCCGAAGGCTGGAACGACGTGCTCGCCTGGTACGGCGCGGAACCGGACGCCAATGCGACGGCACGCTGCCTGACGGCGGCCTACGTGGTCGACGGCGCGCTCGATCCCGCCGGACGGATCCCGTTCTCGTCCGCGCGCAAGTGGAGCGCCGTCTCCTTCGAGTCGGATGCCCGAGGCACCTGGGTTCTCGGCGGCCCCGAGATGGTGTTCAAGGGTGCGGATCACGCGACGTTGCGGGCGCAGTCGGCCCAGCTGGCGGCATCCGGACGGCGCACCCTCGTGCTGGGATACGCGCCGTCGCCGCTGTCCGCCGCCGAGATCGAGGAGGAGACGCTGCCGCAGAACGTGGTGCCGGTCACGCTGCTCACCTTCAGGGAGAGCGTGCGCTCGGATGCCCTCGAGACCCTCGGCTACTTCGCGTCGCAGGGTGTGGCCGTGAAGATCATCTCCGGAGACAACCCGCAGACCGTCGCCGCGATCGCCCGCGAGGTCGGGCTGGATGCCGAGACAGGATTCGACGCGCGCGAACTGCCCGAGAACGAGGACGCTCTCGCTGCCGCCCTGGAGGAGCACACCGTGTTCGGGCGAGTGACTCCGACCCAGAAGAAGGCGATCGTTCAGGCGCTCAAATCGAAGGGACATACGGTCGCGATGACCGGGGACGGCGTGAACGACGCCCTCGCCATCAAGGAGGCGGACATCGGCATCGCGATGGAGTCAGGATCCGCCGCAACGAAGGCCGTCGCCCGGATCGTGCTGCTCGACGGCAAGTTCGAGCACCTTCCTGGCGTCGTCGCCGAGGGCCGCCAGGTGATCGCGAACATCGAACGCGTCTCGATGCTGTTCCTCACCAAAACCTCGTACGCGACGGTGCTTGCGATCGTCTTCGGGCTCAGCATCATGCAGTTCCCGTTCCTGCCCCGTCAGCTGTCGGTGATCGACGGGTTGACGATCGGGATCCCCGCGTTCTTCCTGGCGCTCATGCCGAACATGCGGCGTTACATCCCAGGATTCCTGCGCCGCTCGCTGAGCTTCGCCATCCCCGCTGGCATCATCGTCGGCCTCGTGCTCTGGTGGTACGCCTGGGCGGCGACGGGTGCGGACATCGAGCAGGACGAGCTGCGGACGGGATCCACGCTCATCCTCACGATCGTCGGCCTCTGGGTGCTCGTCGTGCTGTCGCGGCCGATCGACGGCTGGAAGATCGTGATCATCGGCGCGATGATGATCGGCCTCATCCTCGTCTACGCCGTGCCGATCGCCCGCCAGTTCCTCGGACTCGTGGACCCATCGCTCACCGTCACAGTGCTCGTGATCGGGTTCTCCGTGCTCGCCATCGCAGGGATCGAAGTGGTGAGGTTCATCCACCGCCGCTACGTGCGCCGCCTCGGCGGCACCGGCGACTACTGA
- a CDS encoding TMEM175 family protein has product MRTERGLDRLVFFTDAVSAIAITLLILPLVDSAAAAAGHLSASQFIAANLNQLFGFVLSFAVIARLWAAHHSMFEHVSSYDRSLFVLSLFWALTIVFLPLPTEMLSQFETTPTTVAWYIGTMLLSSIALLLLAVTIRRHPEIARKDNPISGRAVFGVTANAVSFLLAFVVGVFIPEINFFALLLVFLATPATWLYDRAMARRTAPETGTGSRPETGTGSRPES; this is encoded by the coding sequence ATGCGCACGGAGCGGGGGCTGGACCGGCTGGTCTTCTTCACGGACGCCGTCTCCGCGATCGCCATCACTCTGCTGATCCTGCCGCTCGTCGACTCGGCTGCCGCCGCGGCCGGTCACCTCAGCGCGTCCCAGTTCATCGCCGCCAACCTCAATCAGCTGTTCGGATTCGTGCTCAGCTTCGCCGTAATCGCCCGGCTTTGGGCTGCTCATCACTCGATGTTCGAACACGTCTCCTCGTACGACAGGTCGCTGTTCGTGCTCAGCCTGTTCTGGGCGCTGACCATCGTGTTCCTGCCGCTGCCGACGGAGATGCTGTCGCAGTTCGAGACGACTCCGACGACGGTCGCGTGGTACATCGGAACGATGCTGCTGAGCAGCATCGCGCTGCTGCTCCTGGCGGTCACGATCCGACGGCATCCGGAGATCGCCCGCAAGGACAACCCGATCTCCGGACGCGCGGTCTTCGGCGTGACCGCGAACGCGGTGTCGTTCCTGCTGGCGTTCGTCGTGGGTGTCTTCATCCCGGAGATCAACTTCTTCGCGCTGCTCCTCGTGTTCCTGGCCACTCCCGCCACCTGGCTGTACGACCGCGCGATGGCGCGACGGACGGCGCCCGAGACGGGGACGGGGTCACGGCCCGAGACGGGGACGGGGTCACGGCCCGAGTCGTGA
- a CDS encoding ROK family protein, producing the protein MPSARPTTVRDLRRTNRSRTLWELYLHGPLTYQGIARAAHVSLATVSNVMCDLLRIGCVAEVGSEESNGGRPRGLFHIDPRSGHVIGVDVSETTVRVELFDLGMHVLASHRSRTSNVRLGPDEVIDHVISGIDAVMAESGVEADEILGVGVGVPGLVEREDEGAVVYDQSIGWGALPIERMLRERTDLPLVVDNGANTLGQAERWFGAAAQSENAIIVLLGAGVGASIVATPGTDARSFAGELGHTTVVAGGRDCVCGANGCLEAYAGADAIVARYDYLTGRERAANPREVEERLVGILGGAARGSVTDSTDGSTCDPAAVEVVGELVDYLGVGLGNLVNLFTPEKIVIGGWLGHALPDQVLPLIREAIGRNALARPFQRLEVVRADLGRDAVALGAATLPVAEFLRSGGVARRASIAASA; encoded by the coding sequence ATGCCGTCAGCACGCCCGACAACGGTGCGCGACCTCCGCAGGACCAACCGTTCGCGCACGCTGTGGGAGCTGTACCTGCACGGTCCACTCACCTATCAGGGCATCGCAAGGGCGGCGCATGTGAGCCTCGCCACCGTCTCGAACGTGATGTGCGACCTGCTGCGCATCGGATGCGTCGCCGAGGTCGGATCGGAGGAGTCGAACGGCGGACGTCCTCGCGGGCTGTTCCACATCGATCCCCGCTCGGGTCATGTGATCGGCGTCGACGTGAGCGAGACGACGGTGCGGGTCGAACTCTTCGACCTCGGGATGCACGTGCTTGCTTCGCACCGCTCCCGCACGAGCAACGTGCGGCTGGGTCCCGACGAGGTGATCGACCACGTGATCTCGGGCATCGATGCCGTCATGGCAGAGTCAGGGGTGGAGGCCGACGAGATCCTCGGCGTGGGTGTCGGAGTCCCCGGCCTGGTCGAGCGCGAGGACGAAGGAGCCGTCGTCTACGACCAGTCGATCGGATGGGGAGCCCTGCCGATCGAGCGGATGCTTCGCGAGCGCACCGACCTTCCGCTCGTCGTCGACAACGGTGCGAACACCCTCGGGCAGGCCGAACGCTGGTTCGGCGCGGCAGCGCAGAGCGAGAACGCCATCATCGTGCTGCTCGGCGCGGGAGTCGGCGCGAGCATCGTGGCGACGCCCGGCACGGATGCCAGGTCGTTCGCGGGAGAACTCGGCCACACCACAGTCGTGGCAGGCGGACGCGACTGCGTCTGCGGCGCCAACGGATGCCTCGAGGCGTACGCAGGAGCGGATGCCATTGTCGCGCGATACGACTACCTCACCGGACGCGAGCGTGCGGCGAATCCGCGGGAGGTCGAGGAGCGGCTCGTCGGGATACTGGGCGGGGCCGCACGCGGTTCGGTGACCGATTCGACGGATGGCTCGACGTGCGATCCGGCGGCCGTGGAGGTCGTCGGCGAGCTGGTGGACTACCTCGGAGTCGGGCTCGGAAACCTCGTCAATCTGTTCACGCCCGAGAAGATCGTGATCGGAGGATGGCTGGGGCATGCGCTGCCCGACCAGGTGCTGCCGCTCATCCGGGAAGCCATCGGACGCAACGCGCTGGCTCGCCCGTTCCAGCGGCTGGAGGTGGTGCGTGCCGACCTCGGTCGGGATGCCGTTGCACTCGGCGCCGCGACGCTGCCGGTCGCTGAGTTCCTGCGCAGCGGCGGCGTCGCACGGCGGGCGTCGATCGCTGCCTCGGCCTGA
- a CDS encoding PH domain-containing protein, whose translation MPAVDPRTAKHLISDQGEVVIDEVRKHWAAQVGPVLELVAGVIVLILAGVATMIWILLVIIAVVGIVHASWRILDRKRDHFVITNMRVFRIHGILSEHIATMPLARILDISVDKPVIGRILGYGHFIFESAAQAQGLRQIRYVGKPDQRGLTIQRVIQRAGLRGHTDWWSDDVDGAQGGGAAYPPQQVPTVTVRPAEEWDDTAVYPQYDPDDTVVYPRYDPDETPTNPIDIQRP comes from the coding sequence ATGCCCGCCGTCGACCCACGCACCGCGAAGCACCTCATCTCCGATCAGGGCGAGGTGGTGATCGACGAGGTGCGCAAGCACTGGGCCGCCCAGGTCGGTCCGGTGCTGGAGCTCGTGGCCGGCGTGATCGTGCTCATCCTGGCCGGCGTCGCCACAATGATCTGGATTCTCCTGGTGATCATCGCGGTCGTCGGGATCGTGCACGCGTCGTGGCGCATCCTCGACCGCAAACGCGACCATTTCGTCATCACGAACATGCGGGTGTTCCGCATCCACGGCATCCTCTCCGAGCACATCGCGACGATGCCGCTCGCGAGAATCCTCGACATCTCCGTCGACAAGCCGGTCATCGGGCGGATCCTGGGGTACGGCCACTTCATCTTCGAGTCGGCTGCCCAGGCGCAGGGGCTGCGGCAGATCCGTTACGTCGGCAAGCCGGACCAGCGCGGGCTGACCATCCAACGGGTCATCCAGAGGGCCGGCCTGCGCGGACACACCGACTGGTGGTCCGATGACGTCGACGGGGCGCAGGGCGGCGGCGCCGCTTACCCGCCGCAGCAGGTGCCGACGGTCACGGTGCGTCCGGCCGAGGAGTGGGACGACACCGCGGTGTACCCGCAGTACGACCCGGACGACACGGTCGTGTACCCCCGCTACGATCCGGACGAGACACCGACGAATCCGATTGACATCCAGCGGCCCTAG
- a CDS encoding TMEM175 family protein, with protein sequence MSDEPSDDKRIPEPMPHDSTAVPATADAKATTVEAFFSADRAKAFIDAVVAIAMTLLILPLLEAITSLGSEGHAKPSIPAALWFDGNYLLLVSFLISFAVIAMFWINHHRMFAGVRRVTTPLLWLNMAWLLTIVWLPVATAMTGILHSDDVLVLVAYIGTMALTSLLALVQELYLRAHPELHDIPEHALLRGLGASLAMTVLFLISLGVAIVFPVISYFALFLLLFTGVLRGPFARLFGARRARTAG encoded by the coding sequence GTGAGCGATGAGCCGTCGGACGACAAGCGGATTCCCGAGCCGATGCCGCACGATTCGACGGCGGTGCCGGCGACCGCGGACGCGAAGGCGACGACAGTCGAGGCCTTCTTCAGCGCCGACCGGGCGAAGGCGTTCATCGACGCCGTCGTCGCCATCGCGATGACCCTGCTGATCCTGCCTCTGCTCGAGGCGATCACGAGCCTCGGATCGGAGGGGCACGCGAAGCCTTCGATCCCGGCCGCCTTGTGGTTCGACGGCAACTACCTGCTGCTCGTGAGCTTTCTGATCAGCTTCGCGGTGATCGCCATGTTCTGGATCAACCACCACCGCATGTTCGCCGGGGTGCGCCGCGTGACGACACCGCTGCTCTGGCTGAACATGGCGTGGCTGCTCACCATCGTGTGGTTGCCGGTTGCCACTGCGATGACGGGGATCCTGCACAGCGACGACGTGCTCGTGCTCGTGGCTTACATCGGCACGATGGCGCTCACCAGCCTGCTCGCGCTCGTGCAGGAGCTGTACCTGCGCGCGCATCCGGAGCTGCACGACATCCCGGAGCACGCCTTGTTGCGCGGATTGGGAGCCAGCCTCGCGATGACAGTGCTGTTCCTGATCAGCCTCGGGGTCGCCATCGTGTTCCCAGTGATCAGCTACTTCGCGTTGTTCCTACTGTTGTTCACCGGCGTGCTGCGGGGGCCGTTCGCGCGGCTGTTCGGGGCGCGACGAGCTAGAACGGCTGGTTGA